The Nitrososphaerota archaeon genome has a segment encoding these proteins:
- a CDS encoding bifunctional precorrin-2 dehydrogenase/sirohydrochlorin ferrochelatase, with translation MLVDLYLRDREVVVFGGGNEAELKILKVFDDGAKVTAVSKTFTKKISSLAKKGKIRTIEYDLENGYAPLKNRLGKLYVVFLATDDVRLNKLGVDFAKSLGAIVCVVDTPELCDFAMPAIAKVGKIRIGITTGGGSPIIAKLLRQRIEDLLTEEDLIHLELQEYARKKIRPKISEFPSRKKFLWKIVEDGRIQSLIKERKLQQAKLLVDRMIERVA, from the coding sequence ATGTTGGTAGATCTTTACCTTAGGGATAGAGAAGTTGTTGTATTTGGGGGAGGAAATGAGGCAGAGCTCAAAATACTAAAGGTTTTTGATGATGGTGCCAAGGTTACTGCGGTAAGCAAGACATTCACAAAAAAGATTTCGAGCCTTGCAAAAAAAGGAAAGATTAGAACTATTGAGTATGATTTAGAGAATGGTTATGCTCCTCTAAAAAATCGTTTAGGAAAATTATACGTAGTATTTTTGGCTACTGATGATGTAAGATTGAACAAGCTAGGAGTAGATTTTGCGAAGAGTTTAGGTGCTATTGTATGTGTTGTAGATACTCCTGAACTGTGTGATTTTGCAATGCCAGCAATAGCGAAGGTTGGTAAAATAAGAATAGGAATAACAACCGGAGGTGGAAGTCCTATCATAGCTAAACTGCTTAGGCAACGAATTGAAGATCTCCTTACGGAGGAAGATTTGATACATTTGGAGCTTCAAGAATATGCCAGGAAGAAGATTAGGCCGAAGATAAGTGAGTTTCCTTCTCGTAAGAAATTCTTGTGGAAGATCGTTGAGGATGGTAGGATTCAGTCGTTGATAAAAGAACGTAAACTCCAACAGGCAAAACTGCTTGTTGATCGGATGATTGAACGGGTGGCTTAA
- a CDS encoding Lrp/AsnC family transcriptional regulator has protein sequence MVRLATDITINEERPFLQISRRLGITEGEVIDAAKEFEERGIIRRFAAILRHQKAGFIANGMVTWRVPREKIQEVADIAISFSQVSHCYERPVYEDWPYNLFSMIHARSREACEKIAAEISKRTGIQDYVILYSTKEYKKDRVKYFV, from the coding sequence CTGGTAAGGTTGGCGACAGACATAACAATTAATGAGGAGAGGCCTTTTCTACAAATCTCTAGGCGATTAGGTATCACAGAAGGGGAAGTTATTGACGCTGCAAAGGAATTTGAAGAGAGAGGCATTATAAGAAGGTTTGCTGCTATATTAAGGCATCAGAAGGCAGGTTTTATAGCTAATGGTATGGTAACTTGGAGGGTTCCGCGTGAAAAAATTCAAGAAGTTGCTGATATTGCTATATCGTTCTCACAGGTTAGTCATTGTTATGAGAGACCTGTGTATGAAGATTGGCCTTACAATCTTTTTTCGATGATACATGCTCGTAGCAGAGAGGCCTGTGAAAAAATTGCGGCGGAGATATCTAAGAGGACTGGTATACAAGATTACGTTATTCTGTATAGTACAAAGGAGTACAAGAAGGATAGAGTCAAGTATTTCGTTTAG
- a CDS encoding archaemetzincin family Zn-dependent metalloprotease yields the protein MLKETVTIIHPSTFDTDTLKQILNSALEQYNNRFSLASITLSNESFHGKRNQYNAQKILYEIYELKKLEGWNKCIAITCDDIFIDGTTFVFGLASPTGGICIVSLNRLIEHQIPTEEEKERIAKEITHEIGHVYGLRHCTKNCVMAFSSSIPDIDSKSSELCRTCKSNIIV from the coding sequence ATTTTGAAGGAAACTGTAACTATAATTCATCCTAGCACTTTTGATACCGACACTTTGAAACAAATCCTCAATTCAGCCTTAGAACAATACAATAACAGATTCTCATTAGCATCAATAACATTGAGTAATGAATCCTTCCATGGCAAAAGAAATCAATACAACGCTCAAAAAATTCTATACGAAATCTATGAACTGAAGAAACTTGAAGGTTGGAATAAATGCATCGCTATAACATGTGATGATATATTCATAGACGGTACAACTTTCGTTTTTGGGCTTGCATCCCCAACTGGTGGCATCTGCATTGTATCATTAAACAGGCTTATAGAACATCAGATCCCAACAGAGGAAGAAAAAGAGAGAATAGCAAAAGAAATAACTCATGAAATAGGTCATGTCTACGGTCTGCGACACTGCACAAAGAACTGTGTCATGGCTTTCTCAAGCTCCATACCAGACATTGATTCAAAGAGTTCAGAGCTTTGCAGAACATGTAAGAGCAATATCATTGTTTAG
- a CDS encoding F420-dependent methylenetetrahydromethanopterin dehydrogenase has translation MRSSVRVTIVKLGSIASTALIESLLDERASREDIVVKSFASGTKMDSQSAKDLANLAISVKTDTYLVVSPNASLNEPKSLAKNLSRKARTIVISDSPAKKAINEFEKNSIGYVIIEADSLIGVRKEFLDPVETALFNSDVIKVLAVTGAFRALYEEIDRLIESVKKKTKYSVKLIIDKETAVNRGQFSNPYAKAKAMASFEMAKLTAKLSAEGAYKVKERDRYLTIVSSAHELMRVAALLADQAREIEKYSDQVIRYPHMSDGNVWLKKGLFDKAKQ, from the coding sequence ATGCGTTCGAGTGTAAGGGTTACCATAGTGAAACTGGGTTCAATCGCTTCCACAGCATTAATTGAATCTCTACTAGATGAGAGAGCTTCAAGGGAGGATATTGTTGTAAAATCATTCGCATCAGGCACAAAAATGGACTCTCAGAGTGCTAAGGATTTAGCGAATCTTGCTATATCTGTCAAGACTGATACTTATCTGGTTGTTTCTCCTAACGCTTCACTTAATGAGCCGAAGTCTCTTGCTAAGAATCTTTCGCGGAAGGCTAGAACGATAGTAATCTCAGATAGCCCAGCCAAAAAAGCTATAAATGAATTTGAGAAAAATTCTATTGGTTATGTTATAATTGAAGCGGATTCTTTAATCGGCGTAAGGAAAGAGTTTTTAGATCCTGTGGAAACGGCGCTTTTTAACAGTGATGTCATAAAGGTTCTTGCTGTAACGGGAGCCTTCAGAGCGTTATATGAGGAGATTGACAGGTTAATTGAATCAGTCAAGAAGAAGACAAAATATAGTGTAAAACTAATCATAGATAAAGAAACGGCTGTGAATAGAGGGCAATTTTCAAATCCATATGCAAAAGCGAAGGCCATGGCAAGTTTTGAAATGGCAAAACTTACTGCCAAGCTTTCTGCTGAGGGAGCTTACAAGGTTAAAGAAAGGGATCGCTATCTTACTATTGTATCATCAGCACATGAACTGATGCGTGTGGCTGCTTTGTTGGCAGATCAAGCTAGAGAAATCGAGAAATATTCGGATCAAGTTATCAGATATCCACATATGTCAGACGGAAATGTGTGGCTGAAAAAAGGGCTTTTTGATAAAGCTAAACAATGA
- a CDS encoding CBS domain-containing protein: MTKNPVTIGPKHSIFAAANIMSERGFTRLIVVEDRKPIGIVTLSDLVSVGAVLTSPNKRLSVIIKGELIPSGMLPIMMVRNVMTSDPFTINESADLIDAARIMTKFAISGLPVVNEKGILSGIITKTDLVKMASKTK; encoded by the coding sequence ATGACCAAAAATCCTGTCACGATAGGACCAAAACATTCGATATTCGCCGCTGCAAACATCATGTCTGAGAGAGGCTTTACAAGACTTATAGTTGTTGAAGATAGAAAACCTATAGGCATCGTGACGCTTTCAGATTTGGTATCAGTTGGAGCAGTTCTTACATCTCCTAATAAAAGACTTTCAGTGATTATAAAAGGCGAACTAATACCGTCAGGAATGCTTCCGATAATGATGGTCAGGAACGTAATGACTTCAGATCCATTTACAATAAATGAAAGTGCAGATCTAATTGACGCTGCTAGGATTATGACAAAATTCGCAATTAGCGGTCTTCCAGTAGTAAATGAAAAAGGAATTTTATCAGGAATAATAACAAAGACAGACTTGGTGAAAATGGCTTCTAAAACGAAATAA
- the glnA gene encoding type I glutamate--ammonia ligase, with amino-acid sequence MPFTRTSDGKLVPIKRTGDDVLSLFGKEKIKFVDLHFTDVPGRLQHTTVPVHVIDRDAFRDGVPKLDGSSIKGFTGIEESDMMLKPDPSTFAVIPWSTRESENHKTARLICDVFWGFGQGRLSRDPRAIAQRAEQYVKESGFDESYWGPEIEFFVFDKVTWDVMNPYKGQSYSIESREAAWTTTGTNFPIRFKEGYFPAPPSDTLMEYRSEVVTIFQEQFGIISDAHHHEVATAGQCEIDMRYDTLTNMADNVMTFKYVTRNVAHQRGLVATTMPKPIFMDNASGMHTHQSLWKGGNPTFYDGNDSYAELSQVGRYYGGGLMEHSRALTCITNPTTNSYRRLVPGYEAPVYIAWSRRNRSANVRVPVYEKGPGSEPRKRLEFRTPDPSCNPYIAFAAMACAGLDGIKKKTDIGSPVDENIYHLSADRRRQLGIKELPGSLKEAADALAGDHEFLKPVFPEDLIEMIIENARKEHSEISMRPHPYEFHLYFDA; translated from the coding sequence ATGCCATTCACAAGGACTTCAGATGGGAAACTAGTTCCTATTAAGAGGACGGGAGATGATGTTCTAAGCTTATTTGGAAAGGAAAAGATCAAATTCGTCGACTTACACTTCACTGACGTACCTGGCAGGCTTCAGCATACCACAGTTCCAGTACATGTGATTGATAGAGATGCTTTCAGGGATGGTGTACCGAAGTTAGATGGTTCTTCAATTAAAGGATTTACAGGAATTGAAGAATCTGATATGATGCTTAAACCAGATCCATCAACATTCGCTGTCATTCCATGGTCGACAAGGGAGTCGGAGAATCATAAAACAGCGAGATTGATTTGCGATGTGTTCTGGGGTTTTGGTCAAGGTAGGCTTTCAAGAGATCCGCGAGCCATAGCGCAGAGGGCAGAGCAATATGTAAAGGAGTCTGGTTTTGATGAATCGTATTGGGGCCCTGAAATCGAGTTCTTCGTATTTGATAAGGTTACATGGGATGTGATGAACCCGTACAAGGGTCAGTCATATAGTATAGAATCAAGGGAGGCTGCATGGACCACAACTGGTACCAACTTTCCAATTAGATTCAAGGAGGGATACTTCCCTGCACCGCCTTCTGATACACTGATGGAATACAGAAGCGAGGTTGTTACTATATTCCAGGAACAATTTGGGATTATTAGTGATGCTCATCATCATGAGGTGGCCACCGCTGGGCAGTGTGAGATTGATATGAGATATGATACTTTGACGAATATGGCAGACAATGTCATGACGTTCAAGTATGTAACAAGAAATGTTGCTCATCAGCGAGGACTAGTTGCTACTACGATGCCGAAACCAATATTCATGGATAACGCTTCAGGCATGCACACCCATCAGAGCCTTTGGAAGGGTGGTAACCCTACATTCTATGATGGAAATGATTCATATGCAGAACTCAGTCAAGTAGGCCGGTATTATGGTGGAGGTTTGATGGAACATAGCAGAGCACTTACGTGTATTACAAATCCAACCACAAATTCTTACAGGCGACTGGTACCTGGTTATGAAGCACCTGTGTATATTGCATGGAGCAGAAGAAATAGGTCTGCAAATGTCAGAGTTCCTGTCTATGAAAAAGGTCCAGGATCAGAGCCTAGGAAGAGGCTTGAATTCAGAACGCCTGATCCGTCATGCAACCCATACATAGCATTTGCAGCAATGGCCTGCGCTGGTTTGGATGGTATAAAGAAGAAAACTGATATTGGAAGTCCAGTCGATGAAAATATTTATCATCTCTCTGCTGATAGGAGAAGGCAATTAGGAATTAAAGAGCTACCAGGAAGTTTAAAGGAAGCTGCTGATGCGCTTGCAGGTGACCACGAGTTTCTGAAGCCAGTGTTTCCGGAAGATCTCATAGAAATGATTATTGAAAATGCGCGAAAAGAGCATTCAGAGATTAGTATGAGGCCGCACCCATACGAGTTTCACCTATACTTCGACGCGTAA
- the trxA gene encoding thioredoxin encodes MSKVIHSGVQSFDADVLNSHVPVFVDFWAEWCGPCRIIGPIIDDLAKEFDGKVRFVKVNVDENGEIADRYQIQAIPTLIIFKNGQQVNRIVGAAPKGKYQSLVREVLGS; translated from the coding sequence ATGTCTAAGGTAATTCATTCTGGAGTACAAAGCTTCGATGCAGACGTTCTGAATTCACATGTACCTGTCTTTGTTGATTTCTGGGCGGAATGGTGCGGACCGTGCCGCATTATAGGCCCGATAATCGACGATCTTGCAAAAGAGTTTGATGGAAAGGTCAGGTTCGTCAAGGTCAATGTCGATGAAAATGGGGAAATTGCAGACAGGTATCAAATACAGGCAATACCAACTTTGATAATCTTCAAGAATGGACAGCAAGTGAATAGAATAGTTGGGGCTGCCCCCAAGGGAAAGTACCAATCTTTGGTGAGAGAGGTACTAGGGAGTTAG
- a CDS encoding 4Fe-4S dicluster domain-containing protein, which produces MPQIDPDFAKNRQQADTHQDHAVWGPVQPPEVLGIHGKTVAVDFDICIADGVCVDVCPVSVFEWFDAPGTNPHKTHPDLPALIAERKADPLREKDCIFCMACEVQCPVQAIKITQPS; this is translated from the coding sequence ATGCCGCAAATAGACCCTGATTTCGCAAAGAATAGACAGCAAGCTGATACGCACCAAGACCATGCTGTATGGGGACCAGTCCAGCCACCGGAAGTGCTGGGTATTCATGGAAAGACTGTCGCTGTGGATTTTGACATCTGTATCGCAGATGGTGTCTGCGTCGATGTCTGTCCTGTAAGCGTCTTCGAGTGGTTTGATGCACCTGGTACAAATCCTCACAAGACACACCCAGACCTCCCTGCATTGATTGCTGAAAGAAAGGCAGACCCTCTAAGGGAGAAGGACTGCATCTTCTGCATGGCCTGCGAGGTTCAGTGCCCAGTTCAAGCTATTAAAATTACCCAGCCTTCTTAA